One genomic segment of Sminthopsis crassicaudata isolate SCR6 chromosome 2, ASM4859323v1, whole genome shotgun sequence includes these proteins:
- the SAV1 gene encoding protein salvador homolog 1 isoform X4, with protein sequence MLSRKKTKNEVSKSSEVQGKYVKKETSPLLRNLMPSFIRHGPTIPRRTDICLPDSSTYAFSATGDGVVSRNQSFLRNPIQRPPHETMRRESNRLSAPSYLARSLADVPREYGGSSQGFLMEANAAVENGDTSSSYYFLDNFFNGQRRQLPGDRVHEDYRYEYNSDIFQRIPHSQGRHVSAIGKVVATSLGNLNHSSEDVPLPPGWSIDWTIRGRKYYIDHNTNTTHWSHPLEREGLPPGWERVESSEFGVYYVDHLNKRAQYKHPCAPSVPRYDQPPPVTYQPLQAERNQSLLVPANPYHSAEIPDWLQVYARAPMKDIDFPLRTALAASH encoded by the exons ATCTTATGCCTTCATTCATCCGTCATGGTCCAACGATTCCAAGACGAACTGATATCTGTCTTCCAGATTCAAGCACTTATGCCTTTTCAGCTACTGGGGACGGAGTGGTTTCCAGAAATCAGAGTTTTCTTAGGAATCCAATTCAGAGGCCACCTCATGAAACCATGAGGAGAGAAAGCAACAGACTATCTGCACCTTCCTACCTTGCAAGGAGTTTAGCAGATGTCCCTCGGGAATATGGTGGTTCTTCTCAGGGTTTTTTAATGGAGGCCAATGCTGCTGTTGAAAATGGTGACACTAGTTCCTCTTACtattttttggataattttttcaatggTCAAAGGAGGCAGTTGCCTGGAGATCGTGTACACGAAGACTACAGATATGAATACAACAGTGATATCTTCCAAAGAATTCCACACAGTCAGGGGAGGCATGTGTCAG ccATTGGGAAGGTTGTTGCCACATCTTTAGGCAATTTAAATCACAGTTCTGAAGATGTACCCCTTCCTCCTGGCTGGTCTATTGACTGGACAATCAGAGGAAGAAAATACTACATAGATCATAACACAAACACAACTCATTGGAGCCATCCTCTTGAGCGAGAGGGACTTCCTCCAGGATGGGAGCGAGTTGAATCATCAGAATTTGGAGTATATTATGTAGATCATCTGAATAAGAGAGCACAATATAAACATCCATGTGCTCCTAG tgTACCCCGGTATGATCAGCCTCCTCCTGTAACTTATCAACCCCTTCAAGCTGAAAGAAACCAGTCCCTTCTGGTACCTGCAAATCCATACCATTCAGCAGAAATCCCTGACTGGCTTCAGGTTTATGCTCGGGCTCCTATGAA AGATATAGATTTCCCTCTCagaactgctttagctgcatctcattAA